The following DNA comes from Quercus robur chromosome 1, dhQueRobu3.1, whole genome shotgun sequence.
ccccccccccccccccccccaaaaaaaaaatcaatatatttttacatactATTTATCTGATCTAACTTTTACACATTCTGGGAAATACATTCTGGGAAATCATGGATgttcatatagatttttttttttgctggtgTATATGATTCACTTGATTGATCAATTACGCATATATAGCCAATTTCATACTGAACAGAACTACCTCAGCATTCTGGAACCTCTCTGTATTTCCATAGTGGCTTTCCTTTCCTATCCCCATTTTGCTGTCATAGTTTGTGATGTTGTAGCTGTAGAATAATGACATAGCATCCTATGTGTTATCTACTGCTTGAAGGCAGTGGTTTTactttttacaatattttaggCCCTgcaaaatatttcttaaattaatgcaattcttttatttgattttgttcaTTCCTAATTGGTTGCTGTTGTCTTCAGAGGTAGCTGAAAGAGAAACTTCTTACATGGTCACAGCAGAGGTATGCCTCAAACTGATCTgctcttgcattttgttttgttgtcaAGTTATCATGTCTTTCATAATGGCTGAGGCTTGATTATGTGATAGGAACTAATAATAGGATATAATAATTATCTATGCCACATTTACCAACAAATGGCTTGGTTTTACCCTTGGCCTCTCCAATGCTCCAAGTACTtgaaattctttcttttctgtaatCCCATATAAATCTTTGTAAGAAAAATTTTTCTATAacgttaaaatttttaactctcaaaaaaataaatataacccCCTGTGGTTTGCCATTAGTACCAAAAACCCCCTGAACATTAGACTGTGACATATAACCCACTAAGTATAAATATGTTAGTTCTctgttaaaattaaaagttttgtaTTGCATTGCACACTACCAATGGGAAATTTTCCCACCTCTTTCCTTGGGCAAATTTGAAGGGTTCACACCAGTTATTGGAgtttttctcctcctttttagcaattttcatatcaaaataCTTGTTCATTTGCATTCATTTTAAAGGATGTACTGTTTACACTTATGCATTGTTAACAATTGAAtgaaatattaacaaaaattatttaaccaGTTGTTTGTTACATTTTTGGTACAATTTTACGTACCCTACAATTTCAAAATACTTAATACTATAACTGGTGAATCTCACAATTTAATGCTATTCCAAAAAACCTGTACTGCTCTTCaaacaaattcacaattttacaaTCTGGTGCTGTTCCAACACCTATAATTTCAAACAATTTCACAATCTGCTTATACAAACATGCCAAATTTGATATGCTATTTTCGTTTCACAAAAAGCAGTGTTGCTGCCAATCTGTTTACGTATCTCACTTtagttaataatataaaaatatttataaaataaaaaaagcagcAAGTACAGATAAcacttaaatgtttttttttttatcacaaaaaaGTCTTTTGCTTAAAGCTTTTACACGTTTCTGTTCACAAAAAATGCAACATATcacctaattttttttcatctttctgGTCACAAAAGGCCAAGAGCCTTATAACTCAACTGGCAAATCCTGGTGTATCCAATGGAGACATCTAGGTTTAAATTCTCCCTTActcattgtaactattgaacTATCAAGAAAGAACAACTTTGTAGTCACAGAAGAAAAGCAGTTGCCAATCTACAAAATAAATGCTATTTGGACTCCACTTCTGTCAAAACTAGATGCTGCCAGTCATCCCCAATGACACTTCAACTTGCTGCCTTTTCCTAAGACTTCTCCTCACTGGCACCTTTGTGCATTAATGGAAGTTGATTGAGTGGCCACACTTGATGCTTGAGTTGAAATTTGAGTAACCAACTGCAATAGTGTGAAAAGAAAGTCACCCAATCATAAAACAATAACCTTCTTTACCTTTTAACAGTAAACAAGTTATATAACACTAAACATTGAACCTTGTCTTTGCCCTTCCCTTTCCCTTCTCATTGGCCTTTTGAGTTGCTGTTGCAGCTGCTGATTGAGCTACTTGTGGAGCTGCTGACTGAGAGCCACTGGTGGAGATGACCCTTTctgaaaattgcaaaaaaagcAACACATCATAACTAAACTAGtgtaataaatgtaaaagtcACTAACATCTTAACCAAATTGTCCAGAAAAGGGCAAGACATCGTcacttgcattttctttaataaCTTTGAGTCTGGATGAAATGGTCTCTTGCATGACCTTTTGTTGTGCCCCACTTGTTAACATATTTATTTGCCCTTGTCACTTGGTGAGGATTGCAATGAAAATGTACTTTTAACTAGAATTTTCAGTTAAAACAAGCCATCCACACTGGCAAGAAACATGCACAGGACATAATGACAACTGTTCTGttcttttcttgtattttaaaaaaaaaaaaaaaaaattggataaatcccaaatgaaagaagaaaatgttcaACCAATATGGATAATTTAAATGTGAAACTATAAAACTGAAccagattattaaaaaaaaaaaaaaaaaaaaaaaaaaaatccaaatctatCCCCAAAAATAAACAGGTAATCACAAAACAATCCTTTTCAAAGCTGAAACAGTGGCTGGAACACAAATACTGAAAGTCAGTGAGGCAAAACTGGTGTCGTCAAGCGATAAGCGGCCCTCACTCTGCAATTGACAACCTCCTCTGCAACTGAGGGTTCTGGCAAAATTAAGAACCTCTCAAACAGCCAATATTTGAAGGTTCTACATCTCAGATTGAAGAGAAAGAGGCAGGCTGTTTGGATGGTTTgagttttggggaaaaataaatCCACCATTCAACTTACTTGTGTTCACACATGTGACACATTCCATTTAAAAATAACTGGATCTAGTGTTTCACTGTGCCCAAACCCCAGGGGCTTTGTGTCACAGTCTAAAGTTGGACTTTTATCTTAGAGGTGATGCCTGAGGGAGGATCTTCTGTACTGATAGGTGTTGCCTTGTTTGCTTCTTGCCTTGTTTAAATTACAGTTTTATATGGTGTCcacatttttcttgtttacaCTTCACACACACTTTTTAGAATATGAGTGCCATCTCATAGATTTAAGCAATAACTTCAAAACATGAATCACATATAATTGgaataaatatgaaaatgttGACTTTGGTTCAGGACCTGATAGCAGCATCTGTAATGGATTTAGTTCATATATATGCACCAAACTTCTGatctttttttcaattaaagtaTCACCAACTTTATTTCCTATGTACCCTTGTTGTGTTGCAGGATATCAGAAGGGAACTGGGTATAACTCTGATTAATGACCAGGAAGTGCAGTTATCAAAGGTAACTGCATTTCAATATTGATCTACAATCATTGTGCTTTCCTAGGAGTCTGCTCTCACTTGTTCTAATATTGATTTTGTCATGACAGGTAAAAAAGAAATGTGAAAAATGTGATAATGAAGAGGCTGAGTATTGGACGATGCAGGTATTCTACCACTCAATGCAAGTAACCTACCCCCATTTCTTTCTTCCAAAAGCTCATTGATTGCATCATTTTCTCTCTACAGATGAGATCAGCGGATGAAGGACAGACTACATTTTACCGTTGCACCAAATGCAGCCATAAGTTTTCAGAGAATTAAGTATCTTTGCAGGTATTCTACCACTCAATGCAAGTAACCTACCCCACATTTCTttcttccaaaaagctcattgATTGCATCATTTTCTCTCTACAGAAGAGATAAGCGGATGAAGGGTAGACTACATTTTACCGTTGCACCAATGAAGCCATAAGTTTTCAGAGAATGGAGTATCTTTGCACCAAATGCGGCCATAGGTTTCAGAGAATTTAAGTTTCTATCATATATGAGA
Coding sequences within:
- the LOC126729605 gene encoding DNA-directed RNA polymerase I subunit RPA12 encodes the protein MAYSHARDFMFCDLCGTVLSMRTTKYVQCPLCKFKRSMKEVAERETSYMVTAEDIRRELGITLINDQEVQLSKVKKKCEKCDNEEAEYWTMQMRSADEGQTTFYRCTKCSHKFSEN